A stretch of the Fusobacterium varium genome encodes the following:
- the citC gene encoding [citrate (pro-3S)-lyase] ligase yields the protein MNIEKVNLSNPFEKKEVVDFLASFDLKYDENIDYTVVIRENDKIIATASKGKNIIKCFAIDKNHQGEGISGSILTNVTNKMFDQGYLHSMVFTKTINQDIFLGIGYKEVAHTDKVILMEMGINSIDKTINKIKKDFNIKNETQKAMLVMNCNPFTYGHQFLIEKAAAENEEVLIFVVQEDKSVFPFTTRYELVKKGTAHLTNVKVIPGTEYIISSATFPNYFLRKEDDSLMEYTKLDATIAGKQFGKKLGINKRYIGEEPYCPVTKKYNDALMEILPEYGMEVILVPRKELHHTAISASIVREKLKEGKIEELKEFVPSTTFDFLISPEGKEIEEKLKNSNSPH from the coding sequence ATGAATATAGAAAAAGTTAACTTAAGCAATCCTTTTGAAAAAAAAGAAGTTGTAGATTTTTTAGCCAGTTTTGATCTTAAATATGATGAAAATATTGACTATACTGTTGTCATCAGAGAAAATGATAAAATTATAGCTACTGCTTCAAAAGGAAAAAATATCATAAAATGTTTTGCTATTGATAAAAATCATCAAGGTGAAGGAATATCTGGTTCTATTCTCACAAATGTTACAAATAAAATGTTTGACCAAGGATATCTTCATAGTATGGTATTTACTAAAACAATCAATCAGGATATATTTCTTGGAATAGGTTATAAAGAAGTAGCTCATACTGATAAAGTTATTCTTATGGAAATGGGAATCAATAGTATTGATAAAACTATAAATAAAATAAAAAAAGATTTTAATATAAAAAACGAAACTCAAAAAGCTATGCTTGTTATGAATTGCAACCCATTTACTTATGGTCATCAATTTCTCATAGAAAAAGCTGCAGCTGAAAATGAAGAAGTTCTTATATTTGTAGTTCAGGAGGATAAATCTGTTTTTCCTTTTACAACAAGATATGAACTTGTAAAAAAAGGTACTGCTCATCTTACTAATGTGAAAGTAATTCCTGGAACTGAATATATAATTTCTTCTGCTACTTTCCCGAATTATTTTCTTCGTAAAGAAGATGATTCTCTTATGGAATATACAAAATTAGATGCTACTATAGCTGGAAAGCAATTTGGCAAAAAACTTGGTATAAATAAAAGATACATAGGAGAAGAGCCTTATTGCCCTGTAACTAAAAAATACAATGATGCTTTAATGGAAATACTTCCTGAATATGGAATGGAAGTTATTCTTGTACCTAGAAAAGAACTTCATCATACAGCTATCAGTGCTTCTATTGTCAGAGAAAAATTAAAAGAAGGAAAAATTGAAGAATTAAAAGAATTTGTTCCTTCTACAACCTTTGATTTTTTAATAAGTCCAGAAGGAAAGGAGATAGAAGAGAAGCTGAAAAATAGCAACTCTCCTCATTAA
- the citG gene encoding triphosphoribosyl-dephospho-CoA synthase produces MFDLNKFLELREERVELQNSLIKKYSLPLVAVRTNYPGENKLEPLSLSIVDIAADEIEKYFSGKIIYKEILKNLEGKIYLFVIDEKAENIKKTTIYFEEHHILGRCLDIDVYDTKGNGLSRSQFGYEKRKCLLCDDIAFICGRTMKHSHQEIKNILMEKYIQYNNYITKREKIIKKIGDIAVEAMIFEAATSPSFGLVSPLTQGSHDDMDFFTFLKSSFAIKEGFEKMARISYSYLTLEEAFLRTRKIGIETEKAMFEATENINTHKGMIFLLGIAVVTAARVLYEGASFNDIQPMIKNMCKDILKDFENLKNKTELTHGEKLYKNYGFTGVRGEVREGLDVIFNGSLNILEDSIKKNNDMNLASLQTLIFLMGKVMDSTIVHRHDIHMLRRVKREAEEFFAAGGIYSELGRQTAENMEKIYIKERISPGGSADLLAVTIFLYKLKNTFF; encoded by the coding sequence ATGTTTGATTTAAATAAATTTTTAGAACTTAGGGAAGAAAGGGTTGAACTTCAAAATTCACTTATTAAAAAGTATTCTCTTCCTCTTGTTGCTGTAAGAACTAATTATCCAGGTGAAAATAAACTTGAACCTCTTTCTTTAAGCATAGTTGATATAGCTGCTGATGAGATAGAGAAATATTTTTCTGGAAAAATAATATATAAAGAAATTTTAAAAAATCTTGAAGGAAAAATATATCTTTTTGTAATAGATGAAAAGGCTGAAAATATAAAAAAAACTACTATCTATTTTGAAGAACACCATATTTTAGGAAGATGTCTGGATATAGATGTTTATGATACAAAAGGAAATGGACTTTCCAGAAGTCAATTTGGATATGAAAAAAGAAAATGTCTCCTATGTGATGATATTGCTTTTATCTGTGGAAGAACAATGAAACATTCCCATCAGGAAATAAAAAATATTCTTATGGAAAAATATATACAATATAATAATTATATTACCAAAAGGGAAAAAATAATAAAAAAAATTGGGGATATTGCTGTTGAAGCTATGATATTTGAAGCTGCTACTTCACCATCTTTTGGATTGGTTTCCCCACTTACACAAGGGTCACATGATGATATGGACTTTTTTACTTTTTTAAAAAGTTCCTTTGCTATCAAAGAAGGATTTGAAAAAATGGCAAGAATTTCATATTCCTATCTTACACTTGAAGAAGCTTTTCTAAGAACAAGAAAAATAGGAATAGAAACTGAAAAGGCAATGTTTGAAGCTACTGAAAATATTAATACTCACAAAGGAATGATTTTTCTTCTTGGTATAGCTGTAGTAACTGCAGCAAGAGTATTGTATGAAGGGGCTTCTTTTAACGATATTCAACCTATGATAAAAAATATGTGTAAAGATATATTAAAAGATTTTGAAAATTTAAAAAATAAAACTGAACTTACTCATGGAGAAAAATTATATAAAAATTATGGTTTTACTGGAGTAAGAGGTGAAGTTAGAGAAGGACTTGATGTAATTTTTAATGGTTCCCTCAATATTCTTGAAGATTCAATTAAAAAAAATAATGATATGAATCTTGCTTCTCTTCAGACGCTTATTTTTCTTATGGGAAAAGTAATGGACAGTACTATTGTTCATAGACATGATATTCATATGCTTCGTCGAGTAAAAAGAGAAGCTGAGGAATTTTTTGCTGCTGGAGGAATCTATAGTGAATTAGGACGACAGACTGCCGAAAATATGGAGAAAATCTATATAAAAGAAAGAATAAGTCCTGGAGGAAGTGCTGATCTCCTTGCAGTTACAATTTTTTTATATAAATTAAAAAATACTTTCTTTTAA
- the accD gene encoding acetyl-CoA carboxylase subunit beta, protein MGFFSLNKKNFSLNKSRKKYVTLTVESTEDQVEQKDTKHIDNKSTGLWVKCPQCQEILYKVDIEGNLKKCSHCDYYFEMTARERIALLIDEGTFKEEDSELESVNPLNFPGYEEKNRKARNECDMREGVISGTGDINGIKVSIAAMDFKFMGGSMGSVVGEKITRAMEKGLKERIPVIVVATSGGARMHEGILSLMQMAKTSAAAEKLRIAGVPFIAVPVNPTTGGVTASFAMLGDIIVSEPKAMIGFAGKRVIEQTIKQKLPDEFQTSEFLQKSGMVDVITKREDMKNTLHTILSNLI, encoded by the coding sequence ATGGGTTTTTTTTCTTTGAATAAAAAGAATTTTTCATTAAATAAAAGCAGAAAAAAATACGTGACTTTAACAGTAGAAAGTACAGAAGATCAAGTAGAACAGAAGGATACAAAGCATATAGATAATAAGTCAACAGGACTATGGGTAAAATGCCCTCAATGTCAGGAAATTTTATATAAAGTTGACATAGAAGGAAATTTGAAAAAATGCAGTCATTGTGATTATTATTTTGAAATGACAGCAAGGGAAAGAATAGCTCTATTGATAGATGAGGGAACTTTTAAAGAGGAAGATTCAGAACTTGAATCTGTAAATCCACTTAATTTTCCAGGTTATGAAGAAAAAAATAGAAAAGCTAGAAATGAATGTGATATGAGAGAAGGTGTTATCTCTGGAACAGGAGATATCAACGGAATAAAAGTGAGCATTGCAGCCATGGATTTTAAATTTATGGGTGGAAGTATGGGTTCTGTAGTTGGAGAAAAAATTACAAGAGCTATGGAAAAAGGACTTAAGGAAAGAATTCCAGTCATTGTTGTTGCTACTTCTGGTGGAGCAAGAATGCATGAAGGAATATTATCTTTGATGCAGATGGCAAAAACTTCAGCAGCAGCAGAAAAATTAAGAATAGCAGGAGTACCATTTATAGCTGTTCCTGTAAACCCTACTACTGGAGGGGTAACAGCTTCTTTTGCTATGCTTGGAGATATAATAGTGAGTGAACCTAAAGCTATGATTGGATTTGCAGGGAAAAGGGTTATAGAACAAACTATAAAACAAAAACTTCCTGATGAATTCCAGACAAGTGAATTTTTACAAAAAAGCGGAATGGTTGATGTAATAACTAAAAGGGAAGACATGAAAAATACATTACATACTATTCTAAGTAATTTAATATAA